The following are encoded in a window of Phycisphaerae bacterium genomic DNA:
- a CDS encoding phosphoribosylanthranilate isomerase has translation MTRIKICGITRAQDAVACAEAGADAIGLVFAKSPRQVTLRKAKWIAAEVPPFVSIVGVFANANVPTIFNAVLEVGLSEVQLHGEESLSLATALGGLRVVKALRVRNKTFIDDMQKFAKAGVSGVLLDAFSPTARGGSGRRFDWDLVAGAREAGALDGAPPIILAGGLTPQNVRSAVRRLRPWGVDVSTGVETSPGVKSAEKISRFVAAVRSASDGAK, from the coding sequence ATGACCAGGATCAAGATATGCGGGATCACGCGGGCACAGGACGCGGTCGCCTGCGCCGAGGCTGGGGCAGACGCGATCGGGCTCGTCTTTGCCAAGTCGCCGCGGCAGGTGACGCTTCGGAAGGCGAAGTGGATCGCCGCGGAAGTGCCGCCCTTTGTGTCGATTGTGGGCGTGTTTGCCAATGCCAATGTGCCGACGATTTTCAATGCTGTACTTGAGGTGGGGCTAAGCGAGGTTCAGCTCCACGGCGAGGAGTCGCTGTCGCTCGCCACGGCGCTGGGCGGATTGCGCGTCGTGAAGGCTCTCCGGGTCCGTAACAAGACTTTTATCGACGACATGCAGAAGTTTGCGAAGGCGGGCGTGAGCGGCGTTTTGTTGGACGCGTTTTCGCCGACCGCGCGCGGCGGCAGCGGGCGGCGTTTCGACTGGGACCTTGTGGCGGGGGCGCGCGAAGCCGGGGCCCTCGATGGCGCGCCGCCGATCATCCTCGCCGGCGGGTTGACGCCGCAGAATGTGCGGTCCGCCGTCCGCCGGCTGCGTCCCTGGGGCGTGGACGTCTCGACCGGCGTGGAGACGAGTCCCGGGGTGAAGTCGGCGGAGAAAATCTCGCGATTTGTTGCGGCGGTACGCTCGGCATCCGATGGCGCAAAGTAG
- the recJ gene encoding single-stranded-DNA-specific exonuclease RecJ, which produces MPKDWVIAPPAQGRDALATALRISPIAAQILCIRGVSEVAAARQFLKPAIADLPPPETFPATLRAADRIVEAIRSGWKIVLYGDYDVDGVTGVAILWHCLRLAGADPAFYIPDRMEEGYGLSPSALDKLANEGAQLIVSIDCGVTAIEPAALARQRGVELIITDHHQPKIGADGRPQLPDALLVHPDLAQDGDPPYSNPHLSGAGVALKLAWAIAQRYCGSTKVPPEFRDFLVDAIGLAALGTVADIVPLIGENRIIAHHGLLGLPQSRILGVQALLKTSGLLGKKLGGFDIGFKLAPRLNAIGRMGHARLAVELLTRAGADEAATIARNLDEQNRKRQSVEREIVAQAKQMVLDQRQNDDAVRAIVLAAPGWHAGIIGIVASRIVETYGRPAVLIAVENGVGQGSARSIRNFPLTAALNECRDHLLTCGGHAMAAGLRIDASCIDAFREAFQARAAQLLTPADLRPQLRLDDLVSLDHLDESLVADLDRLEPCGAGNPPARLATDWLEVVGEPRVVGSSGTHLQVTLAQGRRQCKGIAFGQAPLRGNLLDHRRCRAAFRPIVNEWNNRRSVEMEIVDFQFPP; this is translated from the coding sequence ATGCCCAAGGATTGGGTCATCGCCCCGCCGGCACAAGGACGTGACGCCCTTGCCACCGCGCTCCGTATCTCCCCCATCGCCGCCCAGATACTCTGCATCCGCGGCGTCAGCGAAGTCGCGGCTGCCCGCCAATTCCTCAAACCCGCCATCGCCGACCTGCCGCCCCCGGAGACCTTTCCCGCCACCCTCCGCGCCGCCGACCGCATCGTTGAGGCCATCCGTTCCGGCTGGAAAATCGTCCTCTACGGCGACTACGACGTCGACGGCGTGACTGGCGTCGCCATCCTCTGGCACTGCCTCCGCCTCGCCGGGGCCGATCCCGCCTTCTATATCCCCGACCGCATGGAAGAGGGCTACGGTCTCAGCCCCTCCGCGTTGGACAAGCTCGCCAACGAAGGCGCGCAACTGATCGTCTCCATCGACTGCGGCGTGACCGCCATCGAACCCGCCGCCCTCGCCCGCCAGCGCGGCGTCGAACTCATCATCACGGATCACCATCAGCCGAAAATCGGCGCGGACGGCCGACCACAATTGCCCGACGCCCTGCTCGTCCACCCCGATCTCGCGCAAGACGGCGACCCGCCCTATTCCAACCCCCACCTCAGCGGCGCCGGCGTCGCCCTCAAACTCGCCTGGGCCATCGCCCAACGCTACTGCGGCTCCACAAAAGTCCCACCTGAATTCCGCGACTTTCTCGTCGACGCCATCGGTCTCGCCGCGCTCGGCACCGTCGCCGACATTGTCCCGCTCATCGGCGAGAATCGCATCATCGCACACCACGGTCTCCTCGGTCTGCCGCAAAGCCGCATCCTCGGCGTGCAGGCCCTCCTGAAGACCTCGGGGCTTCTCGGCAAGAAGCTCGGCGGGTTCGACATCGGTTTCAAACTCGCGCCGCGCCTGAACGCCATCGGCCGCATGGGCCACGCCCGCCTCGCCGTCGAGCTGCTCACCCGCGCGGGCGCCGACGAGGCCGCGACGATCGCCCGCAACCTCGACGAGCAGAACCGCAAGCGCCAATCCGTCGAACGCGAAATCGTCGCCCAGGCCAAGCAGATGGTCCTCGACCAGCGACAGAACGACGACGCCGTCCGCGCCATCGTCCTCGCCGCGCCCGGCTGGCACGCGGGCATCATCGGGATCGTCGCCAGCAGGATCGTCGAGACCTACGGTCGCCCCGCCGTCCTCATCGCCGTCGAAAACGGCGTCGGCCAGGGCTCCGCCCGCAGCATTCGCAACTTCCCCCTGACCGCCGCGCTGAACGAATGCCGTGATCACCTGCTCACCTGCGGTGGCCACGCGATGGCCGCGGGTCTGCGCATCGACGCGTCCTGCATCGACGCCTTTCGCGAGGCGTTTCAGGCCCGCGCCGCCCAACTGCTCACCCCCGCCGACCTGCGGCCCCAACTCCGCCTCGATGATCTCGTGAGTCTGGACCATCTCGACGAATCGCTCGTCGCCGACCTGGACCGCCTCGAACCCTGCGGCGCGGGCAACCCCCCGGCGCGACTGGCTACGGACTGGCTCGAAGTCGTCGGCGAACCGCGCGTGGTTGGTTCAAGTGGGACTCACCTGCAAGTCACGCTCGCCCAGGGCCGCCGCCAGTGCAAAGGCATCGCCTTCGGTCAAGCCCCGCTCCGCGGCAATCTCCTCGACCACCGCCGCTGCCGCGCCGCATTCCGCCCGATCGTCAACGAATGGAACAACCGCCGCTCCGTTGAAATGGAGATCGTCGACTTCCAGTTTCCGCCGTGA
- a CDS encoding acyl-CoA desaturase, whose amino-acid sequence MQNLASTLSLPPSAALDIDESPLHTLPWSTWLINLLAIVIPFLALIAAIVLSWGYGFSWIQLGLFFGMSVTTGLGITIGFHRFFTHRAFETTRTVKCLLAIAGSMAVQGPVLEWVATHRRHHQHSDHEEDPHSPHQHGGGFWGLLSGIWHSHVGWLFEPNPPDLMRYVGDFRNDRPIQFINRHFTFWVTIGLLLPALLGGVLTMSWMGALLGFIWGGLVRVFLVHHITWSINSACHIWGSRPFRSGDQSRNNVIFGLLGWGEGWHNNHHAFPTSARHGLRWWEIDASYLVIRVLKLLGLAWEVRLPSRESIAQKLAMQQ is encoded by the coding sequence ATGCAAAACCTTGCATCGACCCTGAGCCTTCCGCCGTCCGCCGCGCTTGACATTGACGAATCGCCGCTGCACACCCTCCCGTGGAGCACCTGGCTCATTAACCTGCTGGCGATTGTCATACCGTTTCTTGCCCTCATTGCCGCGATCGTGCTTTCGTGGGGGTACGGCTTCAGTTGGATCCAATTGGGGCTTTTCTTCGGCATGAGCGTTACCACCGGTCTCGGAATCACCATTGGTTTTCACCGCTTTTTTACCCATCGCGCGTTCGAAACAACGCGTACCGTCAAATGCCTCCTGGCGATCGCGGGCTCGATGGCGGTTCAGGGCCCGGTGTTGGAATGGGTGGCGACGCACCGGCGGCACCATCAGCACAGCGATCATGAGGAAGACCCCCATTCCCCCCATCAGCACGGCGGAGGATTCTGGGGGCTCCTAAGCGGAATCTGGCACTCGCACGTCGGCTGGCTTTTCGAGCCCAACCCGCCCGATCTGATGCGCTATGTCGGCGACTTTCGCAACGATCGACCGATCCAGTTCATCAATCGGCACTTTACTTTCTGGGTGACGATCGGTCTGTTGTTGCCGGCGCTGCTCGGCGGTGTCCTGACGATGTCGTGGATGGGCGCGCTGCTCGGCTTTATCTGGGGTGGGCTGGTGCGGGTGTTTCTCGTGCACCATATCACCTGGAGCATCAACTCGGCGTGTCATATTTGGGGCAGTCGGCCCTTTCGCAGCGGGGACCAGAGCCGGAACAACGTGATCTTCGGATTGCTCGGCTGGGGCGAGGGTTGGCATAACAACCATCATGCATTTCCCACGTCCGCGCGGCATGGGCTGCGGTGGTGGGAGATCGATGCCAGCTACCTGGTCATCCGGGTCCTGAAGCTGCTGGGTCTGGCGTGGGAGGTACGTCTGCCTTCGCGCGAGTCGATTGCGCAGAAGCTGGCGATGCAACAGTAG
- a CDS encoding RNA-binding protein, with protein sequence MGKKLYVGNLGFGVSDSDLQQLFSPHGSIVSAQVIMDRDSGQSKGFGFVEMGSDAEAQAAITALDTTQHGGRALKVNEAKPRESRPGGAR encoded by the coding sequence ATGGGCAAGAAGTTGTATGTCGGGAATCTGGGTTTTGGCGTGAGTGACTCGGACCTCCAGCAGTTGTTTTCACCTCATGGCAGCATCGTGAGTGCACAGGTGATCATGGATCGCGACTCCGGGCAGAGCAAAGGATTTGGATTCGTCGAAATGGGCTCCGACGCGGAGGCTCAGGCCGCCATCACCGCCCTGGATACGACGCAGCATGGCGGACGGGCGCTCAAGGTCAACGAAGCCAAGCCGCGGGAAAGTCGTCCGGGCGGCGCCCGCTAG
- a CDS encoding fatty acid desaturase: MQSSSAFLDLRLPPASEPELATLPGISAGTWIANLLAIILPFLAVIAAIVLLWGPGFSWLQLGLLVGMYSATAIGVTVGFHRLLTHRAFETIAPIKGFFAILGSMAVQGPVLDWVAIHRRHHQHSDRPDDPHSPHQHGEGFWGLIRGIWHSHVGWLFDAHPANLVRYIGDFREDRLIQFVNRSFVLWVAMGLLLPAIIGGLVTMTWMGALLGLIWGGLVRVFLVHHVTWSINSACHIWGSRPFRCGDHSRNNFIFGVLAWGEGWHNNHHAFPTSARHGLRWWEFDASYLVIRLLKLFGLAWEVRQPSRETIAQKLAAQNAG, encoded by the coding sequence ATGCAAAGCTCTTCAGCGTTCCTCGATCTGCGACTGCCTCCAGCGTCCGAGCCCGAACTGGCCACACTGCCCGGCATCTCTGCGGGCACCTGGATCGCCAATCTTCTCGCCATCATCCTGCCGTTTCTCGCCGTCATTGCGGCCATCGTGCTCCTGTGGGGGCCGGGGTTCAGTTGGCTGCAGCTCGGCCTGCTGGTAGGGATGTACTCGGCCACGGCCATCGGCGTTACGGTCGGATTTCATCGCCTGCTCACCCATCGCGCCTTCGAGACGATCGCGCCGATCAAGGGCTTTTTCGCGATTCTCGGATCGATGGCGGTACAGGGACCGGTGCTTGACTGGGTGGCTATTCATCGGCGGCACCATCAGCACAGCGACCGACCGGACGATCCGCATTCGCCGCACCAGCACGGCGAGGGATTCTGGGGGCTGATTCGCGGGATATGGCACTCGCACGTCGGCTGGCTGTTTGATGCACATCCGGCAAACCTGGTGCGTTACATCGGCGACTTTCGCGAAGATCGGCTGATCCAATTCGTGAACCGGTCGTTCGTTCTCTGGGTAGCGATGGGGCTGTTGCTCCCGGCGATCATCGGCGGGCTGGTGACGATGACGTGGATGGGGGCGCTGCTTGGGCTCATCTGGGGCGGTCTGGTGCGCGTTTTTCTCGTGCATCATGTGACATGGAGCATCAACTCGGCGTGTCATATCTGGGGCAGCCGGCCGTTTCGGTGCGGGGATCACAGTCGCAACAATTTCATCTTCGGCGTACTCGCCTGGGGCGAGGGGTGGCACAATAACCACCATGCATTTCCCACGTCCGCGCGGCATGGCCTGCGGTGGTGGGAGTTCGATGCGAGCTACCTGGTTATTCGACTCCTCAAGCTGTTTGGTCTGGCGTGGGAGGTACGCCAACCGTCGCGTGAGACGATTGCGCAAAAACTGGCGGCGCAGAATGCGGGCTAG
- a CDS encoding protein kinase, giving the protein MSSTMRTCSTCSRQIPEDSQVCPYCSAAVDTDHGTLTSQKKAVGSLAGAPTVRATESVDSDLIPHGQFLPGTRLVERYRVVSMLGKGGMGEVYRADDLELGQSVALKFLPPEFASDPRRLEHFRREVRIARQIAHPNVCRVYDIAQVEGRYFLSMEYVDGEDLAAVLRRMGRPSKEKAVEIARQLCAGLAAAHANDVLHRDLKPANVMIDGRGRVRITDFGLAGLADTFHSGEIRAGTPAYMAPEQLSGKDVSVRSDLYALGLVLFEVFTGRRLYDSNSIAELQMMHDSGSRATPSSFVGDIDPAVERVIEQCLEKDPHRRPPSAMAVAAALPGGDPLAAALAAGETPSPELVAAAGSSEGMHPVAAIACFLLIVGGTLAMVPLNKSNSTVRIVPLPKPPPVLADRAAEILTRLGHRGVVADTSHGFGSSLDYFDHVRKSDKSTTRWDQLANVRPSPVYFWYRQSPRALAPASSEDWVSESDPPLQTSGMASVRTDPLGRLTQLQVVPPEREKEPPTTAPAASVDWSLLFSEAQIEQEKFSRVAPRWSPEVYCDESAAWEGHFANQSDVPIRLEAGAYRGKPTYFRIIGPWTKPSRMDEEELPPGQYVGQFVSFGILALLLLGGVFMAQRNLRLRRADRAGANRLAIAFFCLLSMSWLLLCDHVPEFMFEFQRLRFQIGLALLTAAIVWLWYVGLEPYVRRRWPHVLVSWSRLLGGRLRDPLVGRDILVGGLFAVGLSALGVLESHALGWFVKATAAPFFWQWTTLRGPRFQIGQVLESTFSVFFAMLVLFLFLGVWMLLRKQGLALLFLIGLFAITEVLYAPADSSRVTTIASVVGACMWFLIQLIVLLRFGLLASVFAWFFMRNCVWPAAVGLSGWQSGGSWLALIFVTAIAGYGCVVAMGGRPLFRDELAET; this is encoded by the coding sequence GTGAGTTCCACGATGCGCACCTGCTCCACCTGTTCGCGGCAGATTCCCGAGGACAGCCAAGTATGTCCGTACTGCAGCGCCGCGGTGGACACCGATCATGGCACTCTGACGAGCCAAAAAAAGGCGGTGGGCTCGCTTGCGGGAGCGCCGACGGTTCGCGCGACCGAATCCGTCGACTCCGATCTCATCCCCCACGGCCAATTCCTGCCGGGCACAAGGCTCGTCGAGCGGTACCGCGTGGTCAGCATGCTTGGCAAGGGGGGAATGGGTGAAGTGTATCGAGCCGACGACCTGGAACTCGGCCAGTCGGTGGCGTTGAAGTTTCTGCCGCCGGAGTTCGCCAGCGATCCGCGCAGGTTGGAGCATTTTCGCAGAGAGGTCCGCATCGCCCGGCAGATCGCCCATCCCAATGTCTGCCGCGTTTATGACATCGCCCAGGTCGAGGGGCGTTATTTTCTGTCGATGGAGTACGTCGATGGCGAGGATCTGGCGGCGGTGTTGCGGCGCATGGGGCGGCCGTCGAAAGAAAAGGCGGTCGAGATTGCGCGGCAATTGTGCGCAGGGTTGGCGGCCGCGCATGCGAACGACGTGCTGCACCGTGACCTCAAGCCCGCCAACGTGATGATCGACGGCCGCGGCCGCGTGCGGATCACCGACTTCGGGCTCGCCGGCTTGGCCGACACTTTTCATTCGGGCGAGATTCGCGCCGGGACGCCGGCCTATATGGCTCCCGAGCAACTGAGCGGCAAGGACGTCTCGGTCCGCAGCGATCTCTATGCCCTGGGACTGGTGCTCTTTGAGGTGTTCACGGGTCGGCGTTTGTATGACAGCAATTCCATCGCGGAGTTGCAGATGATGCACGACAGTGGATCGCGGGCCACGCCCTCCAGCTTCGTCGGCGATATCGACCCGGCGGTCGAGCGAGTCATCGAGCAGTGTTTGGAGAAGGACCCTCACCGCCGCCCGCCCTCGGCGATGGCCGTCGCGGCGGCGCTGCCTGGCGGCGATCCGCTCGCCGCAGCGCTGGCCGCGGGAGAAACGCCGTCGCCGGAACTGGTGGCTGCAGCGGGATCATCCGAGGGAATGCACCCCGTCGCCGCGATTGCCTGCTTCCTGCTGATTGTCGGCGGTACGTTGGCGATGGTACCGCTTAACAAGTCCAATTCAACCGTTCGAATTGTGCCATTGCCCAAACCGCCGCCGGTGCTGGCCGATCGCGCGGCGGAAATTCTCACAAGGCTCGGACATCGCGGAGTGGTGGCCGATACATCGCACGGTTTCGGCTCATCGTTGGACTACTTCGATCATGTCCGAAAATCAGACAAGTCCACGACGCGATGGGACCAGTTGGCCAACGTCCGGCCGTCGCCTGTTTACTTCTGGTATCGTCAGAGTCCTCGCGCACTCGCTCCCGCGTCGTCCGAGGACTGGGTCAGCGAAAGCGACCCTCCCTTACAAACTTCAGGGATGGCGTCGGTGCGGACCGATCCGTTGGGGCGATTGACTCAACTCCAGGTGGTGCCACCGGAGCGCGAGAAAGAACCCCCGACGACGGCTCCCGCGGCGTCGGTGGATTGGTCCCTGCTATTCTCGGAGGCCCAGATTGAGCAGGAGAAATTCTCTCGCGTCGCCCCTCGCTGGTCGCCGGAGGTCTATTGCGACGAGAGCGCCGCCTGGGAAGGTCATTTCGCGAATCAGTCCGACGTTCCCATTCGACTTGAGGCCGGGGCCTACCGGGGGAAGCCGACCTATTTCAGGATAATCGGACCGTGGACGAAACCTTCCCGCATGGATGAAGAGGAGCTCCCACCCGGACAATACGTGGGCCAATTCGTTTCCTTCGGCATTCTCGCGTTGCTGCTTCTGGGCGGTGTCTTTATGGCCCAGCGTAATCTGAGACTCCGCCGCGCGGATCGGGCCGGCGCCAATCGCCTGGCGATCGCCTTCTTTTGTTTGCTGTCGATGAGTTGGCTGCTGCTCTGCGACCACGTGCCTGAATTTATGTTCGAGTTCCAGCGCCTTCGATTCCAAATCGGCCTGGCCCTCCTGACCGCGGCCATCGTGTGGCTTTGGTACGTCGGCCTGGAACCCTATGTCCGTCGCCGATGGCCTCACGTGCTGGTTTCCTGGAGCCGTTTGCTCGGCGGCCGGCTCCGTGATCCCTTGGTGGGGCGCGATATCCTGGTGGGAGGCCTATTCGCCGTTGGACTCTCAGCCCTTGGCGTGCTTGAGAGTCACGCCCTTGGGTGGTTCGTCAAGGCGACGGCGGCCCCGTTCTTCTGGCAATGGACCACACTCCGCGGGCCGCGATTTCAGATTGGACAAGTTCTCGAGTCAACTTTCTCCGTATTCTTCGCCATGCTGGTTCTCTTCCTCTTTCTTGGCGTGTGGATGCTACTGAGAAAACAGGGGCTGGCGCTACTTTTCCTGATCGGCCTGTTCGCCATCACCGAAGTCTTATATGCACCAGCCGATTCGTCGCGCGTCACGACCATTGCATCCGTTGTCGGGGCGTGCATGTGGTTCCTGATCCAGTTGATCGTGCTGCTGCGGTTCGGCCTGCTCGCGTCGGTGTTTGCCTGGTTTTTCATGAGGAATTGCGTTTGGCCCGCCGCGGTCGGACTCAGCGGTTGGCAGTCCGGAGGCTCGTGGCTCGCGCTGATTTTCGTCACGGCCATCGCGGGTTACGGCTGTGTCGTCGCCATGGGGGGCCGGCCGTTGTTCAGAGATGAACTCGCTGAGACATGA
- a CDS encoding FHA domain-containing protein — protein MASLVVIDGPEKGKSFALGQSNLVMIGRDHSCTFQIMDPRLSRLHLQIKLLDTGSRHAAIDFQSSNGVFVNDSRIAAETPLSAGDIIRIGDTVMVYSGENDPKAVSIEEHLRRLRQGAMTTQLGS, from the coding sequence GTGGCATCACTTGTCGTGATTGACGGACCGGAAAAGGGGAAGTCGTTTGCGCTGGGTCAATCGAACCTGGTGATGATCGGCCGCGATCACAGTTGCACTTTTCAGATCATGGATCCGCGGCTTTCTCGCCTGCACCTCCAAATCAAACTGTTGGACACCGGCAGCCGTCACGCGGCGATCGACTTTCAAAGCTCCAACGGCGTTTTTGTGAATGACAGCCGAATCGCGGCCGAAACGCCGCTGTCCGCCGGCGACATCATTCGAATCGGCGATACAGTGATGGTCTATTCCGGCGAGAACGATCCGAAGGCGGTGTCGATCGAAGAGCATTTGCGCCGGTTGCGCCAGGGCGCCATGACCACGCAACTCGGCAGTTAA
- a CDS encoding fused MFS/spermidine synthase: MPSEPPPTPRSDDGETSASKARSIAGPCAMAFIAGGSVMILELLAFRLIARHLGSSNYTVTAIIGVVLGGLAAGNFLGGYLADRFRLGRLLSLLFVLSSAACFAVPVVNHLVGEWTALFYLSWPKRIAAHVTLTFLVPSVVLGTIGPVVAKMALLRSIHVGRTVGSVYALGALGSIVGTFACGFLLIPNFGNHAVIQCLGGLLAGMAIVSGTREWLPYGWGGAAIVLMAIGLAPWPWARTVGADWGMRESITPLVLFDADSEYGHVRVEQSHEVPGLRLMILDKLDHSYVNLHRPEDLLYSYERVYSAITDHVAGSRDAVRALILGGGGYTHPRHILRRRPHSFVEVAEIDPVVTEAAMVAFGLTPDPRMKIVHLDARQHLADLLRRKPVPRFDFVFLDAVNDFNVPFHLTTLECQRMIDSLLTPDGVFLMTLIDVMEVGGFLGSTLKTLRETFPYCECFCAGVRGGVLNPSGRYTFVIASSKKDWQLNRLALAADLEALRLTDEQKNDLIGRPEAIVLTDDHAPVEHLLLGVVQRMGQGRAVHEAAMKYHQRGNALASLGRPAEAIEAYQKALELEPSHYDAHMGIGLAAKELRRFDEAIAAFETASRLRPEMPSPVINLGGIHMLRHDYASAVAAYERAVTIDSSYAPSHNALGMALANLGRLDDARAAFRKALELNSSYEEARSNLARVEAAMKGSPASAPSSPMP; the protein is encoded by the coding sequence GTGCCCAGCGAACCGCCACCCACACCTCGTTCCGATGACGGGGAGACGAGCGCATCGAAGGCGCGGTCCATCGCCGGGCCCTGTGCGATGGCCTTCATTGCGGGCGGCAGCGTCATGATCCTGGAGCTGCTGGCATTTCGCCTGATCGCACGCCATCTGGGCAGCTCGAATTACACCGTGACGGCCATCATTGGCGTCGTTCTCGGCGGACTGGCGGCGGGAAACTTCCTGGGTGGCTATTTGGCGGATCGATTTCGGCTGGGAAGATTGCTTTCCCTGCTTTTCGTCCTTTCGTCGGCCGCCTGCTTTGCGGTGCCCGTGGTTAACCATCTGGTCGGCGAGTGGACGGCGCTGTTCTATTTGTCGTGGCCGAAGCGGATTGCGGCTCATGTCACCCTCACGTTTCTTGTACCTTCCGTCGTGCTGGGCACGATCGGGCCGGTCGTCGCCAAGATGGCCCTGCTGCGCAGCATCCATGTCGGTCGAACCGTCGGCAGCGTGTACGCCCTCGGCGCGTTGGGGAGCATCGTCGGCACGTTCGCCTGCGGTTTCCTGCTCATTCCCAATTTCGGAAACCACGCCGTCATTCAGTGTCTCGGCGGTCTGCTCGCGGGGATGGCGATCGTCAGCGGCACCCGTGAGTGGCTGCCGTACGGGTGGGGCGGCGCGGCCATTGTGCTGATGGCGATCGGGCTGGCGCCGTGGCCGTGGGCCCGGACCGTCGGTGCGGATTGGGGGATGCGCGAGTCGATCACGCCGCTCGTCCTCTTCGACGCCGACAGTGAATACGGCCATGTCCGCGTCGAGCAATCGCACGAAGTCCCCGGACTGCGGTTGATGATCCTGGACAAGCTCGACCACAGTTACGTCAATTTGCATCGCCCGGAAGATTTGCTCTACAGCTATGAACGCGTTTATTCCGCCATCACGGATCATGTCGCCGGATCGCGCGACGCCGTACGGGCACTGATCCTGGGCGGCGGGGGGTATACCCACCCGCGCCACATCCTCCGCCGTCGACCGCACAGCTTTGTGGAAGTGGCGGAAATCGACCCCGTCGTGACCGAGGCCGCCATGGTCGCCTTCGGCCTCACGCCCGATCCGCGGATGAAAATCGTTCACCTCGATGCGAGGCAGCACCTCGCGGATTTGCTTCGCAGGAAGCCGGTCCCGCGATTCGATTTCGTATTTCTCGATGCGGTCAATGACTTCAACGTCCCGTTCCACCTCACGACGCTCGAGTGTCAGCGCATGATCGATTCTCTGCTCACGCCGGACGGTGTGTTTCTCATGACGCTGATCGACGTGATGGAGGTCGGCGGGTTTCTGGGCTCCACCCTCAAGACTCTGCGCGAGACGTTTCCGTACTGCGAATGTTTTTGCGCGGGCGTGCGCGGCGGAGTCCTCAATCCGTCCGGTCGGTACACGTTCGTCATCGCGTCCTCGAAGAAAGACTGGCAACTGAACAGGCTGGCGCTGGCCGCCGATCTGGAGGCGCTGCGGCTGACCGATGAACAAAAGAACGACCTCATCGGCCGGCCCGAAGCGATCGTCCTGACGGATGATCACGCCCCGGTGGAGCACCTGCTGCTCGGAGTCGTGCAACGGATGGGCCAGGGCCGTGCCGTTCACGAGGCGGCGATGAAATACCACCAGCGCGGCAACGCGCTGGCGTCGCTGGGCCGCCCTGCCGAGGCCATCGAAGCGTATCAGAAGGCGCTGGAGTTGGAGCCCTCGCACTACGACGCGCACATGGGGATCGGACTGGCCGCCAAGGAGCTGCGCCGATTCGACGAAGCGATTGCGGCCTTTGAGACGGCCTCCCGGCTGCGGCCGGAAATGCCGAGCCCCGTCATCAACCTGGGCGGAATCCACATGCTGCGCCACGATTATGCTTCTGCCGTCGCGGCGTACGAACGGGCGGTCACGATCGATTCGAGCTATGCCCCGAGTCACAATGCGCTGGGCATGGCCCTCGCCAATCTCGGACGGCTCGACGACGCGCGGGCGGCGTTTCGCAAGGCGCTCGAACTTAATTCCTCGTATGAAGAGGCGCGGAGCAATCTCGCGCGGGTGGAGGCGGCGATGAAGGGCTCGCCCGCCAGCGCTCCGTCGTCTCCAATGCCGTAG